Part of the Mycolicibacterium mengxianglii genome is shown below.
GCGGACAGTCCGGCGAGCAGTATGCCGACCCAGATGCTGGAGTGGTTCGCCACGATCTGGGCCGCCAGGATGGGCGGTACAGCGCCACCGATGATGCCGCCGAGGTTGTAGCTCAAACCCGCGCCCGTGTAGCGGAACTGGGAATGGAACATCTCCGGCAACAGTGCGCCGGCCGGCCCGTTGGCCACGCCGTACAGCGAAAGTGTCACGGTCACCCCGATGAGGAAGGCGATCGGGGACCCCGTGTCCAAGAGGGGGAACAGCAGAAGCGACCAGATGAACGCGCCTATGTAGGCCGCCGCGATGACCTTCTTTCGTCCCACCTTGTCCGAGATGATGGCGGCTGCGGCCGTGGCACATGCGAGCACGAGCGCGGCGATCATGCCGAAGCCCAGGATCATCGTCCGGCTGAATTCCAGCCTTCCGGTTCCGTAGCTGGTGAGGAATGTGCTGCCGATGTAGAACATGGCAAACAGCGCCGACATCGTCATACCTGCGAGCAGAATTTGCTTCCACTGCAGCCGGATCGCGTCGGCGAAAGGAAGTTTCACCGGGGCGGTCTCCTGGGCTTTGTTGAGGAGATGCGCCTTGAAGACCGGAGTTTCCTCGACGGTCAGCCGAATCCAGAGGCCGACGATGACGAGCAGGAGGGAGGCGATGAAGGGCAGCCGCCAGCCGAAATTGAGGAAGGTGTCACTGGTGGCACCGACGGTCACCGAGGCCAGGAAGAACGTTCCGCTCGCGAGGAAGAACCCCAGCGGCGGGCCGATCTGCGGGTAGACGGCCATTCGGCCGCGTTGGCCCTTCGGCGCGTACTCGGCGGTCAGCAGGGTCGCTCCGGCCCATTCACCTCCCATGGCGAAGCCCTGCAGGAACCGCAGGAATACCAGGATGATCGGCGCTGCCATGCCGATCCCGTTCCCGAAGAGGCCGAACGTGCCGGAGTCGTAGCCGGGCAGCAATCCGATGGTGACTGTCGCGAATCCCATGATGAGCAACGTCCACACCAGTGTCCGCTTACGCCCGATCTTGTCGCCGAAATGACCGAACAGGATCGAGCCGACAGGCCGAGCGAAGAAACCCACTCCGAACGTGGCGAATGAGGCGATAGTGCCCACCGCCGGGCTGGCGCTGGGGAAGAAGAGGGCCGGAAAGACGAGAGCGGCGGCGGTGCCGTAGACGAAGAAGTCGTAGTACTCGATCGTCGTGCCGACGAGGCTAGCTGCACCGACTTTCCGAAGGCGGCGCCTCTCCGTAGAGCTTTCTTGGCCGGGGGTTAGAGCCGGACTTTCTGAATGCATGCTCGTCTCCAAGAGTTGGACGGATCTTATTATGGTCCTACCATAGGTGTGGTCCCCACCACAAGAGACTCCGCTCGGTTACCTCCGACACGCACCCTTTCCTTGACGCGGCCGAGAACGTTCCAGTAAGGTCCGACCACATTATGGTCGTCTGACGAATGGACGTCCGAGATCAGTGGGGTGCGCTTGTGGCTGCCGAGATGTTCTACGACGACGACGCCGAGCTGTCGCTGATCCAGCAGAAGCGGGTAGCGGTCATCGGTTATGGCAGCCAAGGGCATGCCCACGCACTGTCGCTACGGGACAGTGGTGTCGATGTACGGGTGGGTCTCCAGCCCGGTTCGAAGAGCCGCGAGAAGGCCGAGAATGAAGGTCTGCGCGTCGCCACCCCCGCCCAAGCCGCGGCAGAGGCTGACCTGATAGTCATCCTCGCCCCGGATCAACATCAGCGCACGCTCTACGCCGAGGAGATCGCCCCGGCGTTGTCTGCCGGAGACAGTCTGGTCTTCAGCCACGGCTTCAACATTCGATACGGGTACATCACGCCGCCGAGAGATGTCGATGTATTCATGGTTGCGCCCAAAGGCCCCGGCCACTTGGTGCGACGCGAGTTCGTCGATGGACGAGGCGTGCCGGTGCTTGTCGCCGTCGAGAAGGACTCCTCGGGAGGGGCCTGGCCCCTTGCGCTTTCGTACGCCAAGGCAATCGGCGGTCTCCGCGCCGGCGGTATCAAGACCACATTCGCCGAGGAGACCGAAACCGATCTGTTCGGGGAGCAGTCGGTGCTCTGCGGTGGTGCGTCCCAGTTGATCATGTATGGCTTCGAGACGTTGGTAGAGGCCGGGTACCAACCTGAAGTAGCGTATTTCGAGTGCTTACACGAGCTGAAACTGATCGTCGACCTCATGTACGAGGGCGGTATCGCCAAACAGCGCTGGTCGTGTTCGGACACCGCCGAATTCGGTGATTACGTATCAGGCCCTCGGGTCATCACTCCCGACGTGAAGGAAAACATGAAGGCGGTGCTCGCAGACATCATCGACGGATCGTTCGCCAAGCGGTTCATCGATGATCAGGATGCCGACGCTGCGGAGTTCCGGGAGCTGCGCGAGAAGGGCGAGCAACACCCCATCGAGGCCACCGGCCGCGACCTCCGCCGGCTGATGGGCTGGATCCAGCAGCAGGACGTCGACTACCAGGGCAGTGCCGCACGTGTCTGATGATGCCTGACAGTCGACGGACATTGGCTGAGCTGCCCCCCAAGAGTTCAGCGGTGGCCTGGAAGCTGGTCGTGGCTGTCGAAGGCCCCTGGGTCGGCGAGATCTACCGCACCCGGCCCGGCCGCGACCGCCACCAATTCACCAACATGGAAAGCTTCTGCGTTGCGCTGCTGTCGGTGACGGGATGGACCCTGGACGTATGCTCGCCGGCGGCAGCTGCCGGATCCGCTGCGACAGCGGGCGGCGATGACGGTGCCCGCGCGGGTAATCGCCGTCGGGCAAGTGACACCATCTCGGCGCGAGGAAAATTCATCGTTGCCGCCGATGAACCCTGGGGCGGCGAGATGTACCGGACACGTCCTGGTTTGGGCCGCTTTCATTTCACGAGTTTCGAACAGATGCTTCGCTCGGTAGTGGGAATCACCGGCTGGCCGCTCGAGAGCAGCGCCCGGCGCGAAGATGTAGCTCCCGGAGCGGGTTTCAGCCGGCCTGCCTGAGCTGCTTTTTGGAGGCAACGGCTCGCCCACTGTCTGCCACGTGGATGGCCGCCAGCTCTGCCGCCCTGTCCACATTTCCCGCTGCAATAGCGTCGACGACGGCCGCGTATTCATCGACCGCTGCCCGCTTGTCAACAGGGTCTCCCG
Proteins encoded:
- a CDS encoding MFS transporter — translated: MHSESPALTPGQESSTERRRLRKVGAASLVGTTIEYYDFFVYGTAAALVFPALFFPSASPAVGTIASFATFGVGFFARPVGSILFGHFGDKIGRKRTLVWTLLIMGFATVTIGLLPGYDSGTFGLFGNGIGMAAPIILVFLRFLQGFAMGGEWAGATLLTAEYAPKGQRGRMAVYPQIGPPLGFFLASGTFFLASVTVGATSDTFLNFGWRLPFIASLLLVIVGLWIRLTVEETPVFKAHLLNKAQETAPVKLPFADAIRLQWKQILLAGMTMSALFAMFYIGSTFLTSYGTGRLEFSRTMILGFGMIAALVLACATAAAAIISDKVGRKKVIAAAYIGAFIWSLLLFPLLDTGSPIAFLIGVTVTLSLYGVANGPAGALLPEMFHSQFRYTGAGLSYNLGGIIGGAVPPILAAQIVANHSSIWVGILLAGLSAVSLACVLALPETKNNDLEHAPDEARAKSELR
- the ilvC gene encoding ketol-acid reductoisomerase, producing MFYDDDAELSLIQQKRVAVIGYGSQGHAHALSLRDSGVDVRVGLQPGSKSREKAENEGLRVATPAQAAAEADLIVILAPDQHQRTLYAEEIAPALSAGDSLVFSHGFNIRYGYITPPRDVDVFMVAPKGPGHLVRREFVDGRGVPVLVAVEKDSSGGAWPLALSYAKAIGGLRAGGIKTTFAEETETDLFGEQSVLCGGASQLIMYGFETLVEAGYQPEVAYFECLHELKLIVDLMYEGGIAKQRWSCSDTAEFGDYVSGPRVITPDVKENMKAVLADIIDGSFAKRFIDDQDADAAEFRELREKGEQHPIEATGRDLRRLMGWIQQQDVDYQGSAARV